A segment of the Amia ocellicauda isolate fAmiCal2 chromosome 5, fAmiCal2.hap1, whole genome shotgun sequence genome:
AAGTTTTCTATTGATCTTTTTTGTTCTTGACCCCTGCCTGCCTTTTTCACATCGTTTCCTGGATTGCCATTGTTACCAAGTTCGCCTGATTGTCTGACTTGATGCCTGTGTATGAGGCACCGTtagggacattatcactgaaaaACACTTGCGCTCTCTACAATGAAAACACTTGCATCATGTACACGAAATCGAGACCAGATAGTGACGTCAAAATATACGTACCACGCAGCCCTAATTTTAGTTTTAGGAAAATCAAGAATGGAGGAAACAAGTTGAGCTGCCACTGTACGTTTAATAGAAAAACTACTATCGCCAGAAATAATACATTCAGTCTCGAATACTGTGGAGAGGAGAGCAACACAAAGACTGACACACAGCAGTGTAAATGGGGAACGTTTTCAGTGGAGAGAGTGCAAGTGTTTTTCGGTGAAAATGTCCCTAACGGCGCCTTAtacctgtgacctcgaccatcCATGCTTGTATTTTCTTAGTGTAGCATTAAAAAGTTACCTTATTAAAAAGTGACATTAATTACCTGAAGTTTGAAATGATTACATACCTTCAATGACGCTCAAGTGTATTTTTGTTAATGTGTCTTTGCCCCAATCCTCCACTCCGCAGTAATAGACCCCAGAATCCTGCAGTGTCAGTCTGTTCATCCACACAGTAAAGGTCTTTGCTGAGACAGAGTTAATCAGGTAGAATCTCCCTGCAGTAACAACAGTGTCTGCCTTGCCAGTTCTAATGAGAACATCTTTATTCCCACAGGAATCACGACACCAGTACTTCACACGGTACTGATAACCATCCTGATATGGACACTTAATCTCTACACGTCCACCTTCAGCCCCAGTCACTCTTCTGTCAGCCGACGTCACACAGCCTAGAACTGGATGAAAAAATTAATAATGCATAAAATAAGTCAGTACAAGTGCTACTGTAGTTCTGGATTAAATTTCAGGTAAATCAATGTACACAGTGGCAGACTGAGTagctgcaaaataataataataataataataataataataataataataataataataataataacaactcaGTCTGCCACTGTGTGCCTTGATTTGATAATAATTAAATGCCCTGCATGCTCTTGATTGTAAATACTGAGACTCCAATTTTAATCTTCCTGCTTGGTGCCTTCAGGCGAGGGCAGCAGTCTCCAGATCAAACACATGGATATGCAGAGAGCTTACATCTAGCTATCTGTAGGTGTAAAGTATTCATGACACTTGAAATGTGTGTCGAGGCCAACAGTTTGCTTTAGTTAGACATCAAGAAACGTACATGAATGACCACAGCACATTATCCACCTCCCACTatctgcagcaaagggtgtcaATAATGTTATTACTTTCAGCGTGGCATGAAAACCCCTCATGCACATTTACTCTGCTAAATTTACCAGTGCATATTTTCACTCTTGCATAGTGTTAAATATGCTGAAGGGTTTCCCATGTTGTTGTGGCAGTAATATAAACTGTCCCTAAAAATCCATCATAAAAGACTCCCAAAGTTACATCACAGATGATACTCTTATAAAGATGTCTGCATTTTCTCTACAGTATAAATATATTGATATAAGAGTACTGGCATATGGTTTCAATTGTTTCAGAGTAAATTGACTTAAAAGTTAAGTCAGgttcaataaataaacattaaagctgcttatcacacacatacattttcaacaatGGCAACATCTTTAAATCCAACAGGAATCCTTTTTTATCAAGAAAAAAGGTTTGTGTATGGTTAATTATCCATTTCAAGTTTAATTGGCATTATGCTTCATTTATATGAAACTATTCTCTGTTGTAAAGGACTATGCATTGCCTTTGCCCTTCAGCTCAAAATCTGCTGAGCAATTTGAACTGACACAAGAGAAGCATATTCAATTTTGGGAGGCTGAGACTCACCTGCCAGGACAGAGATGATGTGGATGCAGGATTTCATTTTCAGCCACACCCGATGTAAAACACTTCTCAATCTTCCGCTGTAATCAGACACAATCATAGGAGCTCATCTCTGGGACCAGCCAATAGAAGCGCTGTGATCACAAGAAAAGGAGAATGAGATCATCAAGTGCACAGGAAGTGTGATGTGCGCATTTTCTGCCCAACTTGcaggacaaattaaaaatagtaTGAATCAGGAAACAAGAAAAACGAACAAACTTTTCTTCATTGTAGGACAAATGACAGTGGTGTTTTGTATGATTTATCTGGACAAAGTAAGTTGTCAATTCCCCCAGAGTGGCTCAACTGGTAAAAGATGCCAATAAACAAAGCTTCTCAATGCAAAGGGCCCAGACCAGGGTTCCTTTTGCTTAAAGGTTTGCTGGGCAGTGTTTCATTATAAAAAATCTATATCAACACTACTGTAGCCTATATTAAAATGTCCTCATTAGTCCGAAGGTGAAAACCCACTGGTTTGTCTGTGTCACAAAAGTACTCTGCTCAGGTAATTAAGTgcctgtttaattaaaattgcaTTCTATCATGATGTGGTAATATAGGTCGCTCTCTCAATGACACCCTATAACTAATTTGtgggaaaaaaatcaaaaaacgtgtgtgtgtggattttgACTTGTAGGCAGGTGGACCTGAACTTCCCGGGGTGGTTTCTGGTCCCTGTCCACTACTGTTATGCCATTATTTCCATTGCTCATATTTTTTATGTCAAACCTATGTAGAAATATTTCAGTAGATTTCTCTTAGATTATCTCTCGCCGCTTCAGCTACAGTATGCAATTTAGCGACTGCCCCTTAATCAGCACATGCGCGTCATCGACTGTGCAGCTGGTGCAGCCTGTGTCTCTGTTGCACGACAGCAAGTTTCACATCCCACACTGAGCAACAATTTATTACAACGGGGTCTTAACAATTcgctttttaatgcattttaattgatcatGTGGCAATTTGAAGCATACATATTGTggcgtgttttttgttttgtttagttttttacccAAAATGTTTGTGGTGATGTTCCATTTTTAATCAGTGAGCAATATTTaaggaaatataaaatataggcGTTGTTGATCTCTCATACTATTGTTTAATAAGTCAGTGACAACATGTGTGTCTATCTATTCTACGAAAATGCTaaatttttataaaaaaatgaaaaaataaatagtatatAGCTATCAGTGGCGTACAGGAAATTATTGTGGCCCCCGCAAGATCAGAACGCGATTCATCCCCACCCCCTCATTGAAGTTATATATATGGGAGAATACCACCAGGGGAtcgtgaaaatgttaaaatacatagTTTATGGAATTAAGgggaaacattattattattattattattattattattattattgtcttgatttatttatatattttttgctaaaTGTTGGGTGAGGCCCTTACATCTCTGTGGCTCCACCCGCACCGCGGGGGCTGTGGGGACGTGTAGTACGCCTCTGATAGCTATAGGCCTACATGTTTTTGtgtacattcagtatttgttgcatAAATTAATGACAACAGTACTATTGTCAGACATTCAGTATTGGACTTAGCAAAATCTATATTTATACAACATacttgcatgtatttatatatttaaaaaaaaacatgctgtacactttttgttgttgctcaAACCACCTTTTTGTTATATTGAATCAGGAGTCAATACATCTGGAGGGCATTATGCATTTACAATTAGTACAATGTAATATGCAACTGTGTGGAGATGCAGAAATACATGTAGATGAGTctaaactttattattattgttatttgttttagaCCCTTTcctcttaaaaacaaatatgtgtgtgtgtgttgagcaaGGATGTTCAGAGCAGCATGTTCAAGTGTTTTTAAAAGCCCCTGTGACTGAAGTCTCCGCTGATGCCAGCTGTAGTGTTAGCCGTAGCAGCCCCAGTGAGGTTCAGAAAGGTAGGAGGTGATTATTGTTTAGGGTGTTTAACAAGGGTGACAcagaagaaacagaaatagTACAAGACCAAACAAGTGATTCACTAATACTTTCAAGTGGGACTAACAAGCTCAGTTtgcaataatatttatttacctgATTGTTCTTATTATAGTTCGTACAATAGAGTATGCAACCCATTTTTAAGGACTTATTTTCTTTCCAGTCAGAAACAGATCAGTTTGATCATGCCTGGCAAGAGATGAACTTATAAGAGAGGGTCTCACTGAATTCTGAAGATTGTGTTTtcagaaactaaaacaattttaaCTTTGATCAAGGTTCCTTAtccatttttaaaaacactgcagtgcagCCACACTGGGAATTATTTTGTCAGTGAAAATCAGTACAGAAATAGCCGACTCTTCTTTGTAAGGGGTacaatacaatgttgttgtcTGGGGTCCATGTCTGTGTCCTGCTGTGTCAGGACTCTTCAACCTGgtagaaaacaaaaccacagtCGACAAGATCTTCATTATAGTGTTTCTCAATTGTTGAGTCTCCTGGTTATAATTCCAAATAATTACTATAATGTCTATCCTCATAAAGCCATTAGTATACgtttatttaaaatcatataattaaattaaagaattTTCATAACTGTTTTACTAAAATCAGTTATTGCATTAAGAAAAATCTGCTTTATAGCATTAGGGTCTATTAGTTTCCATGGATCCAGCTGCTTGAATTCCACATCACTGGGTTACTAATGTTTCTTACCAAGTCAAGGGATTTCAAAGTAAAGTCAGTCACAAGAATTAAGAGGTATTTCAATGTTACTGGTGGGGAATTATGAGAATTAATGTCAGAGTCACACTGGATGGCATTGCTATATTGAGGGGTGATATGTCCTGGAGAAACGGAGCTGCTGACAAATTATTGTACATTATCACACAACACAACTGACGTTGTGGCCTGGACAGAAACCAGTAGCTGAATATCAACCCTGTTCCCAGCCTCCCACTATGAAGTAAATGGGAGTTGCACTGATGGCGCTCTGGCTTTAAGCCTTGATCAAGGAAACTCACCTTGTACACCTGTACGCCGTTTCATGTACAGAATGAAAAGTGCCACAAAACATACAACGATCACCGCCCCGCACAGAGCTCCCGACACTATGGACATTTCTGCAACAAAACAGATTCAGATAAAAAGCTGaaatgtgtgatttattttaccAATGATCTTTATAAACGTGTGTtcactttattaaaaacaattacaagtGCAAGAAAAGGGCATTGCTTCTATTTAAAGTCCCTATCACTGTTGGACCGATGTGTTTTATAGAAATGTGTCATATTGCCAGtgccttttttaaattacagaGAATGACCCAGATGAAAAATCACAACTTGAACAGATAGCTCTGGAGTCGGCCATTCTTAGTCACTCCCTCACACTTGAGCTAATGTCCAGGTCATGATTTGGACCCATGTTCCCTCAAAATACTGgaaacagaaatgttttttttgtttttttagagaAGCACTGAcacatgaatgtgaattcaCTCAGTATTAAACTTTTTCTGTTAACCTTATTAGTTGCCAGTTTTTAGTCCTATACACCTCTGTACTTTTCCTTGCTTATCCCTGTAGTGAGAGGCTCTAATCACAATTTGATAGCATACTGTACCTTTGAAGCCGGGACTTTCACCATCATGTACTGCTCCTGTTGTGCTGGCCTCTACAGGAGAAACTGAAGGGCAGGACAAATATTTTGGTGTTCTCCGATTCAGAACATAGCAAGAGCTAAACTAGTATTAGGGTGGAACATACTTATATTCTGCTCAAGGTGCAAAGAGTAATTGAAGATTGATGATAGCAAAGCTTCCCGATAGGCAGGGTTTGAAGAGCCTCTTAATATGACAAAAAGTTGGATAACGAATAGGAATAATTTTGAGCAAAAAATAACCATCGAAGTACAGCCTTATATATAAACTCACTGTCTTCAGCCTGGGTGGAGATCTCTGTGGTTGGTGTGACAGTAACTGTGGTCTCTACAGTCACAGGTCCAGGGGTGGACAAAATGGAGACTGTGGGAgctgagaaacaaacacacaatagtATCATCGTGTACAAGTCAGACTCAGCTTAAATTCAGTTActccaaattacagttagggctggtttcacagacacaAATTAACACTATTCATTAACTACACAATGTTATTATAGGCAGAGTAGTCTTAGACTAGTACTAATCAAGGTCTGTAAAACAAGTATTTatcatttattgatttaataattaatttaaatacaaataaaataaaaaggaaccCTGATTCCGACAAATGGTGTCACCTGATTCAATTCATAAGCATATCAATTAAGCACTTTATATACAGTAAGTGATATCTGTTGGCTTATAAAAGTTTTTAATAGTTAGtcacaaaattatatttatggCCTTTTATCGACAAGGAAAGTTATACAAATTATGTGCTTTTCAAAGTGACATAAATGTCCTAAGTTTGAAATTATTACATACCTTTACTAAGTGTATTTTTTCTAATATGTCGTAGCCCCATTTCTCCACTCCACAGTAATACTCCCCAGAATCCTGCAGTGTCAGTCCGGTCATCCTAACAGTCGCTGAGACATTGTTAGTGAGGGTGAATCTCCCTGCTGTAACAACAGTGTCTGTTTTAATGAGAACATCCTTATTCCCACAGGGATCACAACACCAGTACTTCACATAGGACTGATAACCATCCTGATATGAACATTTAACTACACTTCCACCTTCAGTCGCAGTCACTCTTCTGTCAGCCGACTTCACACAGCCTAGAACTAgatgaataaaaatataatatttaaaataagtcAGTATTAGTGCTACTACAGTTCTGGATTTAATCCCAGGTAATTAAATGCACACTGTGGCTGAGTATCTACAGAATGATAGTCAAAGGCTGCCCTTCGTGCTCTTGATTGTAAATACTGAGACACCAATCTTAATCCTCCTGCTTGGTGCCTTCATGCTCAGATCAGCTGAGCTCAGCAGTCTCCAGATCATACACATGGATATGCAGAGAGCTTACATCTAGATATAAAGTATTCATGAAACTTGCAATGTTTGTGAAGATCACAAATCTCTGTTGTGCAGAAGAACACATTCTCTCCCTTTCAGACGGCTGCCAACAAATCTGAACTCAGTGAAagtctgagagacagagagggttGGGGGACAATGGAGGAGACATTCACCTGTGAAGCACTGTGACCACAAGAGAAAAAAAGTACATGGTAAGTGTGATGTGCGCATTTTCTGCCGAACTTGCcggacaaattaaaaatagtaTGAAGCTTAGCtcatagttttatttattcatcattttgacattttaacaTTATATCTTAGTTATATCAATTAATTATAACAAGCCTGcctttaaatacattaacagaGGAGTTGAAGTAGAAAAACCTTTCGGCCTTTCACACAAGGACTGTAACCCAAGTACATTGTAGGACAATAGtgtttttgtatgatttatCTGGACAAAGTAAGTGGTCAATTCCCCCAACTTGAGTGGCTCAACTGGTAAAAGCTGCCAATAAACAAAGCCTCTCAATGCAAAGGGCCCAGACCAGTGTATGTATTCATATAAAATAGTATGAGACACAACCTGCTATAGAAACATATCATTTGAGATGTGTATATTATTCTCTGAAGTGTATCAATCGTCTTACACAGGATTTGCATTTCAGTGTgttgctgtacacacacacaaggctaGTTCATGGTTTGGGCTGCTGAGTTGGTGCGTTTTCATCCCGCAGTCCTGGCACTGCAAAGCGCTCCCTGTTAACAAATGCCTGCAGGTTATCATTTGGTGTCCTCTGTCACTGAGTGCAGTTCTCCCTCTAGTGGTCAAGCAGTGACAGGGGGCGCATCTTCAGCTTGCAGTGACACCAGCCTACCTGTAGCACTGGAAAAAGAAAAGTCTAAATTAATTAACACTACACTCACAGCCATTTTCGCCTGGTTGAAACTTCTTAGATAATATGGTCATAATAAGGAttacaggtatgtgacacctatcaaatgaaCTATACTTGTACTATAGTAACTTGTACTGGAATAATATAcatagttgatcatgattagacaaactatattacagtactacaaagttttttcacaaaaactgaaatgcgtttttgaaatgttgacctttgtgacctttttcctccattaaagtcTATGGGAAATCTTGATATGAACATTTTATATTGAAATACCACTCAAATATAAATTTGTAGAAGTTGTTGGGTGAAAATAGCATAATAAATTAAGGAatattgtgtatttgaaagaacctAGCCTATGTGGAAAGGTTTAGAGGAAATGTGTACCACAAAATAAGCCCAGGCATTAAAGCATTTGTTTTAGAGTTTTGCTGCTTCCTCGTTGGCTGTACAGTCAGTCTGAGGACACTGACAAGCAGCTGCAACCAAAGCTGTCCGTTAGACATTGCTGTCAGTCTCCAGCGAAGCCAAGATGTTGCGAGATTTGGTAGTTGCCCAATCAGGATTGTCTCATGCCCCATTATTTGTTACTTCTGGATTATGAAGACATGGTTTGGCAACATAGTCTACACTTTGCCATAACTAAATCACCCCTAATATGTTTGAAAACCTGCTAGTAGCTATAGCTTACAATTTAGAACAAGTTTTTCCCAAACAATGTAAAACTCTGATACTTCATCTTGACAGTGTGCTGACTTCAgtgttatttctgtatgttgatTTTGACATAAATGTGAGCTGGTGGACCCGAAATTCACTGGGTGATTTTTGGTCCCAGTCTGCCCTTGACTATATCTTGTATTAATGCTGCTCAGcaggatttttaaaaatgtgacccTTTTCTGATTGTCTGTACCGCATTCATAGTAAGCCATTTGCGTCACACCTGAGGAAGAGCAGTGCTGCCCAGAGGTGTTAACACCTGTAGCAGCACAGTATTGTGAGCCATGTGCTCACCTGTAAGGGGTTGATCCCAGCTCAGGGGGTGTCACTACCATGTATAAAGTGCTGCGCtctgcagtgcattgtgggtcaGCAAGCTGCACAGTGGAATACAGTGCTGGAGTCTCTTTCTCAGGGATGTGCACCACGGAGTACACTGTAGATACAGGGGCAGTGCCAACAATCTCTTCGTATTGAGCTTCAGGTTCACTTGCCTTCTAAATGAGAGGCAGATACTTTGAATtaagcactgacacacacaccaggatCCCTAGTAAACAGCAGTCCTTGAGTTCAGCTAGGCAGAGCTGTCTTAGTCCCTGATCCCCTGCAGATTATTCCCATCACACCTACAAGCAGCATTGCAGATTCCAGACAGCTGTTATAGTATAGAGACAGACCTATCCAACAGCCTTTTACCTGGATGATGTCTGTCTACTATCTCCAGGATGCTCTCTGTTGTACTGTCTGCTTTACACAGCAGAGTAAAATCAGAGTGAAATACCTCGTCTCACAGAACAGTGAGAATCTGATGGAAGGATGTCTGACAGTGAAATATTGGCAAGCAGTGAGAACTTTTTCTCAGTTGCTTATGATCAATAGAGAATCCCTTGTTAATAACAGTGTTTTCTCTTTCTAAATCTATACCCTTA
Coding sequences within it:
- the LOC136749304 gene encoding CMRF35-like molecule 1, with protein sequence MKSCIHIISVLAVLGCVTSADRRVTGAEGGRVEIKCPYQDGYQYRVKYWCRDSCGNKDVLIRTGKADTVVTAGRFYLINSVSAKTFTVWMNRLTLQDSGVYYCGVEDWGKDTLTKIHLSVIEAPTVSTRTIFPVTGFTDTTLTNTSPHMTDSTTTVKTCNAVLRLSIGAPCVCIMILIVAGVEIVTGLGRFKVKPSSAQP